The following are encoded in a window of Gossypium raimondii isolate GPD5lz chromosome 13, ASM2569854v1, whole genome shotgun sequence genomic DNA:
- the LOC105784162 gene encoding uncharacterized protein LOC105784162 isoform X2, whose amino-acid sequence MGKGNKEGASKQFRWTKPMEHVFLEILAEEAQKGNKPSNTFRAVSINRVAEAISERFQVQCDAKHVENHLRTIKNQWQIICKIRGESGFGWDDNMKMITCDRATYDAAVMAYKKYEPFLNKSFDHYDEMALVVGKDMATGSFVRTFADIDLDDGNQDSVLVDYDNEEAEEVRTNVSSSGTSKRKRKNVQESVVDEQIKFVGEQLGKIANALEQFTTDKTPQLYEQVMSMEEEGFDDDFLCYVFDF is encoded by the exons ATGGGTAAGGGCAACAAAGAAGGGGCCTCCAAGCAATTCAGGTGGACAAAGCCGATGGAAcatgtttttcttgaaattctagCAGAGGAGGCCCAGAAAGGAAATAAGCCTTCTAATACTTTCAGAGCAGTTTCTATTAATCGAGTTGCCGAAGCTATTTCTGAAAGATTCCAAGTCCAATGCGATGCGAAGCATgtggaaaatcatttgaggacTATAAAAAACCAGTGGCAGATTATATGCAAAATTCGAGgtgaaagtggttttggatgggatgataacatgaaaatgatcacatgtgatagAGCGACATATGATGCAGCAGtgatg GCATACAAGAAGTatgaaccatttttgaataaaagctttgatcattatgatgaaatggcTTTGGTTGTTGGAAAAGATATGGCAACAGGGAGTTTTGTCAGAACATTTGCTGACATAGATTTGGATGATGGTAACCAAGATTCAGTGCTTGTAGACTACGACAATGAAGAGGCTGAAGAGGTAAGAACAAATGTATCTTCATCTGGCACAtccaaacgtaaaagaaaaaatgttcaagaaagtgtcgttgatgaacaaattaaatttgtgggtgaacaacttggaaaaattgctaatgctttggAACAATTTACTACGGATAAGACACCACAGCTTTACGAACAAGTGATGTCGATGGAGgaagaaggatttgatgatgacttcttGTGTTACGTGTTTGATTTCTAG